The following is a genomic window from bacterium.
AACTCCACGGCCTCCCGGGGCAGGTAGTAGTAGATGTCCTGGACTCCCAAAAGGAGCGCGATGAGGGTCAACTCGCCCCGGTTGTAGTTCTCCACGAGGGGGCGGGCGAGCTCCAGGTCCAGCTTGATTTTTTCCTTCAGCACTTTCTCAGTCCTTTCGCGGAGGGTCCGACGATCGGCCCCTTCAAGTCCTTTCGCGGAGGGTCGTCCACATGCCGATGAGCGGCCCCTTCAAGTCCTTTCGCGCAGGGGTGCGCCTCCAGAGGGCGTCTTTGATGTTGCCGACCCGACTTCCAGCCCCTTCGCGGAGGGTCGTCCACACGCCGACGAGCGGCCCCTTCCAGCCTCTTCGCGGATTGGCGCGCCCTAGCCCCGGGGCGCCACGGGGGCCTTCGCCTCGGACGGGTCCTTTTTGCTTATCAGCCGGCCGCCTATCTCCACGACCTTCAGATCGGGGTAGATGACCGCCGGGCAAGCCGCCACGCAGTCGCCGCAGGAGTTACAGAGGGCGATGTCCACGTGGCGGGCCTTCTTCTTGACCGTGACCTTGAAGTTGCCGACGTAGCCGTCCACCTTGGTGACCTCGGACCAGGTCATAAGCTCGATGTTGGGGTGGATGCCCACGTCCACCATCTTGGGGGTCAGGATGCAGGCGGCGCAGTCCAGGGTGGGGAAGGTCTTGTCGAAGAAGGCCATGTGTCCGCCCACCGAGGGCTCCTTCTCCACCAGGTAGACCTTCTGTCCGGCTATGGCGCACTTGAGGGCGGCCTCGATGCCGGCGATCCCGGCGCCGATGATGAGGACCGCCGGGTTCACGTCCACCTTCTCCGGGAAGAGCTCCTCCTGGTTGGAGACCCGGAAGACCTCGGCGGCTATCAGGCGCTTGGCCTTTTCGGTCGCCCGAGCCTTGTCCGTGTGGACCCAGGAGACCTGCTCCCGGATGTTGGCCATGGCGAAGAGGTAGGGGTTGATCCCCGCCTCGGCCACCGCGCGGCGGAAGGTGCGCTCGTGCATCAGCGGCGAGCAGGAGGAGACCACCACGTGGGTCAGGTGGAGCTCCTCGATGTCCTTCTGGATGAGGGCCTGGCCGGGTTCGGAGCACATGTACTGGTAGGTCCTGGCCACGCGCACTCCGGGCAGGGTGCCGGCGTACTCGGCCACCGCCTTGACGTCCACCGTCTGCGAAATATTCGAGCCGCAGTGGCAGACGTAAACGCCTATTCTTTTATCGCCGTTCTCGCTCATATTCCGTACCCCGTGGGGGTGAGGCTGGAGCGCCTCATCCTTGGTCTAAAGGGACGGCACACAGCCTCGCCGTCCCGCTCGTGTTATCGCTCTTTCCGGGCTCCGGATAAAACCTCGCGCCCGGTCTCCGCCCCGCCGGTTCGTCTAGGGAAGGACGGCCTCGGCATGGGTGAGGCTGTCTTTGAGCATGAGCTCCTTGGGGGTGAGCCCCAGCGCCCGACCCAGGAGCTGGGTGAAGTACAGCACCGGGATGTTCACATCCTCGCCGAGGTGCCGGCTGACCTTCTTCTGGTAGGACTCCAGGGTCACGTGGCACAGCGAGCAGGCGGTGACGATGCAGTCCGCCCCGGCGTCCTTGGCGTTCTTCAACAGCTTTCCGACCAGGGTGCGGCCGACCTCGGGCTGGGTGGTCATCAGGATGCCGCCGCAGCACTTGGCCTTGAGGGGGAAGTTCACCGGCTCGGCGCCCGTCCAGGTCACCAGGTCGTCCAGGCTGTGGGGCCACTCTTCGTCGTCGAACTCGCCGTAGGGGCGGCCGATCTGGCAGCCGTAGTACGGGGCGACCTTGAGACCGGCGAGGGGGTGGGTGACCGCCGCCCGGATCCGCTCCCCGCCCACGTCGTTGACCAGGACATCCAGGATGTGGCGGACGTTGATGTCTCCCGAGAAGGTCAGGCCCGCGGTGGCCAGGGCTTCGTCAATGTCGGCGTGGAGTTTGGGGTTCTGCTTGATGTACTTCTTGGACTTGGCCAGGATGACATAGCAACCGCTGCAACAGGTTACGAGGTCTCGTCTACCGGTCTTCTCCGCCAGGGCCAGGTTGCGGGCCGACAGCATGAAGGCCTTCCGCGCGTCAATGGCGATGTAGTTGGAGGCGCCGCAGCAGTTCCAGTCCTCGAGCTCCACCAGCTCGACCCCCAGCTTCCCGGCCACGCCCCTGACCGAGGCGTCGTACGCCCGGCTGGTCCTCGTCTGCGAGCAGCCCGGGTAGTACGTGTACTTGTCAACGTTAGAGGCGGCCAT
Proteins encoded in this region:
- a CDS encoding CoB--CoM heterodisulfide reductase iron-sulfur subunit B family protein, whose amino-acid sequence is MAASNVDKYTYYPGCSQTRTSRAYDASVRGVAGKLGVELVELEDWNCCGASNYIAIDARKAFMLSARNLALAEKTGRRDLVTCCSGCYVILAKSKKYIKQNPKLHADIDEALATAGLTFSGDINVRHILDVLVNDVGGERIRAAVTHPLAGLKVAPYYGCQIGRPYGEFDDEEWPHSLDDLVTWTGAEPVNFPLKAKCCGGILMTTQPEVGRTLVGKLLKNAKDAGADCIVTACSLCHVTLESYQKKVSRHLGEDVNIPVLYFTQLLGRALGLTPKELMLKDSLTHAEAVLP